One part of the Phoenix dactylifera cultivar Barhee BC4 chromosome 4, palm_55x_up_171113_PBpolish2nd_filt_p, whole genome shotgun sequence genome encodes these proteins:
- the LOC103722689 gene encoding ras-related protein RABA1f, whose amino-acid sequence MTYRADDDYDYLFKVVLIGDSGVGKSNLLSRFTRNEFSLESKSTIGVEFATRSIHVDDKVVKAQIWDTAGQERYRAITSAYYRGAVGALLVYDVTRHVTFENVERWLKELRDHTDSNIVIMLVGNKADLRHLRAVSTEDAKAFAERENTFFMETSALESTNVENAFTEVLAQIYCVVSRKALDIGDDPAALPKGRMINVGANDDVSAVKKVGCCSA is encoded by the exons atgaCGTATAGGGCGGACGACGACTATGATTACCTCTTCAAGGTCGTGCTGATCGGAGACTCGGGGGTCGGGAAATCGAACCTGCTATCGAGGTTTACGAGGAATGAATTCAGCCTCGAGTCGAAGTCCACCATCGGCGTCGAGTTCGCCACCCGGAGCATCCACGTCGACGACAAGGTCGTCAAGGCCCAAATTTGGGACACCGCCGGCCAAGAAAG ATACCGAGCTATCACAAGTGCATATTATCGAGGAGCTGTTGGCGCACTCCTTGTCTATGATGTTACTCGTCACGTCACGTTTGAGAATGTGGAAAGATGGTTAAAGGAGCTTAGGGATCACACAGATTCCAATATTGTAATAATGCTCGTTGGGAATAAAGCTGACTTGCGCCACCTTAGGGCAGTTTCAACTGAAGATGCAAAGGCTTTTGCTGAGAGGGAGAACACCTTCTTCATGGAGACATCTGCTCTGGAATCAACGAATGTGGAGAATGCCTTCACTGAAGTGCTCGCTCAGATATATTGTGTGGTCAGCAGGAAGGCACTCGATATTGGTGATGATCCAGCAGCATTGCCCAAGGGTCGGATGATTAATGTGGGAGCCAATGATGATGTATCTGCTGTGAAGAAAGTCGGTTGCTGCTCAGCTTAG